From Camelus ferus isolate YT-003-E chromosome 18, BCGSAC_Cfer_1.0, whole genome shotgun sequence, one genomic window encodes:
- the JPT2 gene encoding jupiter microtubule associated homolog 2 isoform X1 — MFRAPESEGGRAGSRAMKPPGGESSNLFGNPEEAVPSSRPNRMASNIFGPTEEPQNIPKRTNPPGGKGSGIFDESKPVQTRQRLNPPGGKASDIFGSPVTATSPLAHPNKPKDHVLLCEGEDPVPDLKAAASASPRQEPGERGGPREADGAQGPAPTVDSHEPRLGPRPRSHNKVLNPPGGKSSISFY; from the exons ATGTTCCGGGCGCCGGAGAGCGAGGGCGGTCGGGCAGGCTCCAG GGCTATGAAGCCCCCGGGAGGGGAATCAAGCAATCTTTTTGGAAATCCAGAAGAAGCTGTCCCTTCAAGCAGACCCAATAGGATGGCCTCTAATATTTTTGGACCAACTGAAGAACCTCAGAACATACCCAAAAGGACCAATCCCCCAG gagggaaaggaagtggTATCTTTGATGAGTCAAAGCCTGTGCAGACACGACAGCGTCTGAACCCACCTGGTGGGAAGGCCAGTGATATTTTTGGGTCCCCTGTCACTGCTACTTCACCCTTGGCACATCCAAACAAACCCAAG GACCACGTGCTCCTGTGTGAAGGAGAGGACCCAGTACCTGACCTCAAAG CTGCAGCCAGCGCCTCGCCCAGACAGGAGCCAGGGGAGAGAGGCGGCCCGAGAGAAGCGGACGGCGCCCAGGGGCCTGCGCCCACGGTCGACAGCCATGAGCCCAGGTTGGGCCCTCGGCCTCGCTCGCACAACAAAGTCCTGAACCCACCCGGAGGCAAATCCAGCATCTCCTTCTACTAA
- the JPT2 gene encoding jupiter microtubule associated homolog 2 isoform X2, which produces MKPPGGESSNLFGNPEEAVPSSRPNRMASNIFGPTEEPQNIPKRTNPPGGKGSGIFDESKPVQTRQRLNPPGGKASDIFGSPVTATSPLAHPNKPKDHVLLCEGEDPVPDLKAAASASPRQEPGERGGPREADGAQGPAPTVDSHEPRLGPRPRSHNKVLNPPGGKSSISFY; this is translated from the exons ATGAAGCCCCCGGGAGGGGAATCAAGCAATCTTTTTGGAAATCCAGAAGAAGCTGTCCCTTCAAGCAGACCCAATAGGATGGCCTCTAATATTTTTGGACCAACTGAAGAACCTCAGAACATACCCAAAAGGACCAATCCCCCAG gagggaaaggaagtggTATCTTTGATGAGTCAAAGCCTGTGCAGACACGACAGCGTCTGAACCCACCTGGTGGGAAGGCCAGTGATATTTTTGGGTCCCCTGTCACTGCTACTTCACCCTTGGCACATCCAAACAAACCCAAG GACCACGTGCTCCTGTGTGAAGGAGAGGACCCAGTACCTGACCTCAAAG CTGCAGCCAGCGCCTCGCCCAGACAGGAGCCAGGGGAGAGAGGCGGCCCGAGAGAAGCGGACGGCGCCCAGGGGCCTGCGCCCACGGTCGACAGCCATGAGCCCAGGTTGGGCCCTCGGCCTCGCTCGCACAACAAAGTCCTGAACCCACCCGGAGGCAAATCCAGCATCTCCTTCTACTAA